A DNA window from Fusobacterium sp. FSA-380-WT-3A contains the following coding sequences:
- a CDS encoding NCS2 family permease, with protein sequence MEKFFKLKEKNTTVKQEIIAGITTFLTMAYIVFVNPAILSATKMDQGALITATCLSAIIGTGLTGIWVNAPFAMAPGMGLNAFFAFTLVFGQGATWQEALGVVFLSGVIFVILTVTGVRKALIEAIPIELRLATGAGIGLFIAFLGMQTMGLIVDNPATLVGLGKFTKPLTLSVIGLIIMGFLEVRKKKGGILLGILITTILGIMVGEIEMPKQFVSMPPSIAPIAFKLDIIGALKPALIGSIFSFLFVDLFDSLGTILACANEAGLIDKDGKVDKIDKILEVDAASTIIGSLLGTSTVTTFVESASGIAAGGRTGLTSLTTAFCFFLTLFLSPVIGIVPGYATAPALIIVGVFMFKNLLDINLKDLETAIPCFLTIAMMPLSYSISIGLAFGFVSYVLIKIFVGKIKEVNIILWVVAYFSFLEISGLMSSFIAKFF encoded by the coding sequence ATGGAAAAGTTTTTTAAACTTAAAGAAAAAAACACAACAGTAAAACAAGAAATCATTGCTGGTATCACAACATTTCTAACTATGGCTTATATTGTATTTGTAAATCCAGCTATTCTTTCTGCTACTAAGATGGACCAAGGAGCTTTAATAACAGCTACTTGTTTATCAGCAATTATTGGTACAGGACTTACAGGAATTTGGGTAAATGCACCTTTTGCTATGGCTCCAGGGATGGGATTAAATGCTTTCTTTGCCTTTACACTTGTTTTTGGACAAGGAGCAACATGGCAAGAAGCTTTAGGAGTTGTATTTTTATCAGGAGTAATATTTGTTATATTAACAGTGACTGGAGTTAGAAAAGCTTTAATAGAAGCAATTCCTATAGAACTAAGATTGGCAACAGGAGCTGGAATTGGATTATTTATAGCTTTTTTAGGAATGCAAACAATGGGATTAATCGTAGATAATCCAGCTACTTTAGTTGGACTTGGGAAATTTACAAAGCCCTTGACATTATCTGTAATTGGTTTAATCATAATGGGATTTTTAGAAGTTAGAAAGAAAAAAGGTGGGATTCTTTTAGGGATATTAATAACAACTATTTTAGGTATTATGGTTGGAGAAATAGAAATGCCAAAACAATTTGTATCAATGCCACCTAGTATAGCTCCAATAGCTTTTAAATTAGATATAATAGGAGCTTTGAAACCAGCTTTAATAGGTTCTATTTTTTCATTCTTATTTGTAGATTTATTTGATTCATTAGGAACTATATTAGCTTGTGCTAATGAAGCTGGACTTATAGACAAAGATGGAAAAGTAGATAAAATTGATAAAATATTAGAAGTTGATGCAGCTTCTACAATAATAGGTTCTTTATTAGGAACTTCAACAGTAACAACTTTTGTTGAATCAGCTTCAGGAATAGCTGCTGGAGGAAGAACAGGATTAACATCATTAACTACAGCCTTTTGTTTCTTTTTAACACTATTCTTATCACCAGTAATAGGAATAGTTCCAGGATATGCTACAGCCCCAGCTTTAATAATAGTTGGAGTATTTATGTTTAAAAACTTACTTGATATAAATTTAAAAGATTTAGAAACAGCTATACCTTGTTTTTTAACAATAGCTATGATGCCATTATCATATAGTATTTCAATAGGATTAGCTTTTGGATTTGTATCTTATGTTTTAATAAAAATATTTGTTGGAAAAATAAAAGAAGTTAATATAATCCTTTGGGTAGTAGCATATTTTTCATTCTTAGAAATTTCAGGTCTAATGAGTAGTTTTATAGCTAAATTTTTCTAG
- a CDS encoding DUF1858 domain-containing protein, whose product MVTRDSNILEVARKYPVVGMVFRKYGLGCIGCMVAAGETLGEGIESHGLNADIIIDEINRLIEEESK is encoded by the coding sequence ATGGTAACAAGAGATAGTAATATATTGGAAGTAGCAAGAAAATATCCAGTAGTAGGAATGGTATTTAGAAAATATGGATTAGGATGTATAGGATGTATGGTTGCAGCAGGAGAAACTTTAGGAGAAGGAATTGAATCTCATGGGTTAAATGCTGATATTATAATCGATGAAATCAACAGACTAATAGAAGAAGAATCTAAATAA
- a CDS encoding SIS domain-containing protein — MNSIEMAKKLFDSEIEELTKVRNKLDDNIEKIVELILNSKGKVVITGIGKSGLIGKKIAATLSSTGTHAIFMNSAEGLHGDLGMICEEDIVIAISNSGNSEEVLSLIPSIKRIGATLVAMTGNEKSPLGREAKYILNIGIEKEGCPLNLAPMSSATSTLVMGDALASILIERRHFKPENFAVYHPGGTLGRRLLMKVRDVMHTGDNLPLVNDTSSVDEVILKMTKKRLGAVCVMNLENKMVGIITEGDLRRALSKKEEFFKMKAENIMTKDFTYADEGIMAIEALDLMENRENQISVLPVMKNGELVGIVRVHDLLNVVGR; from the coding sequence ATGAATTCAATAGAAATGGCAAAGAAATTATTTGATTCAGAAATAGAAGAACTTACAAAAGTAAGAAATAAATTAGATGATAATATAGAAAAAATTGTTGAATTAATTTTAAATTCAAAAGGAAAAGTTGTTATAACTGGAATAGGAAAATCAGGACTTATAGGAAAAAAAATAGCTGCTACCTTATCCTCTACAGGAACTCATGCAATATTTATGAATTCAGCAGAGGGACTTCATGGTGATTTGGGTATGATATGTGAAGAAGATATAGTTATAGCAATTTCTAATAGTGGAAATAGTGAAGAAGTATTATCATTAATTCCTTCAATAAAAAGAATAGGAGCCACTTTAGTAGCAATGACAGGAAATGAAAAATCTCCTTTAGGAAGAGAAGCAAAGTATATATTAAATATAGGAATAGAAAAGGAAGGATGTCCATTAAATTTAGCTCCTATGTCTTCTGCTACTTCTACTCTTGTTATGGGAGATGCTTTGGCTTCTATCTTAATAGAGAGAAGACATTTTAAACCTGAAAACTTTGCTGTTTATCATCCAGGGGGAACATTAGGAAGAAGATTATTAATGAAAGTAAGAGATGTTATGCATACAGGAGATAATCTTCCATTAGTAAATGATACTTCGTCAGTTGATGAAGTTATTTTAAAAATGACTAAAAAAAGATTGGGAGCAGTTTGTGTTATGAATTTAGAAAATAAAATGGTAGGAATAATAACAGAAGGAGATTTAAGGAGAGCTTTGAGTAAAAAAGAAGAATTCTTTAAAATGAAAGCTGAAAATATTATGACAAAAGACTTTACTTATGCTGATGAGGGAATAATGGCCATTGAAGCTTTAGATTTAATGGAAAATAGAGAAAATCAAATATCAGTTTTACCTGTTATGAAAAATGGAGAGTTAGTTGGAATAGTAAGAGTACATGATTTATTAAATGTAGTAGGAAGATAA
- a CDS encoding nitronate monooxygenase: MKKNRICQLLGIKYPIFQGAMAWIADGNLAGHVSKAGGLGIIAGGGMPIEILRQEIKKAKSITDNPFGVNLMLMMPNVAEQIDICIEEGVKVVTTGAGNPGVYMEKLKGAGIKVIPVVSSVALAKRMEKIGADALVAEGLEAGGHIGEITTMALTPQIADAVSIPVVLAGGVGGGKQFLAAFALGAEGVQVGTKFIVADECNVHENYKEAIIKAKDRSTVATGNYTGHPVRVIENKFAKELLEMEKHGASVEDLEAKGTGRLRLAAVDGDVKEGSVMAGQVASMVTKKESVVEIIEGLIKDLEIEKERLNKYFEEIK; this comes from the coding sequence ATGAAAAAAAATAGAATATGTCAATTATTAGGAATAAAATATCCAATTTTTCAAGGAGCTATGGCTTGGATAGCTGATGGAAATTTAGCAGGACATGTTTCAAAAGCTGGTGGATTAGGAATAATAGCTGGTGGTGGAATGCCAATAGAAATTTTACGTCAAGAAATAAAAAAAGCTAAATCAATAACTGATAATCCATTTGGAGTAAATTTAATGTTAATGATGCCAAATGTAGCAGAACAAATAGATATTTGTATAGAAGAAGGAGTAAAAGTAGTAACAACAGGAGCTGGGAATCCTGGAGTTTATATGGAAAAATTAAAAGGAGCTGGAATAAAAGTTATTCCTGTTGTTTCTTCTGTGGCTTTAGCTAAAAGAATGGAGAAGATAGGAGCAGATGCTTTAGTAGCTGAAGGATTAGAAGCGGGAGGGCATATAGGAGAGATAACAACAATGGCTCTTACTCCACAAATTGCAGATGCTGTTTCAATTCCTGTTGTTTTAGCTGGAGGAGTTGGAGGAGGAAAACAATTTTTAGCAGCTTTTGCTTTAGGGGCAGAAGGAGTACAAGTAGGAACTAAATTCATAGTAGCAGATGAATGTAATGTACATGAGAATTATAAAGAAGCAATAATAAAAGCTAAAGATAGATCTACTGTAGCAACAGGAAATTATACAGGTCATCCTGTAAGAGTGATTGAAAATAAATTTGCAAAAGAACTTTTAGAAATGGAAAAACATGGAGCATCAGTAGAAGATTTAGAAGCAAAAGGAACAGGAAGATTAAGATTAGCAGCTGTAGATGGAGATGTAAAAGAAGGAAGTGTAATGGCTGGACAAGTAGCTTCTATGGTCACAAAAAAAGAAAGTGTTGTTGAAATAATAGAAGGACTTATAAAAGATTTAGAAATAGAGAAGGAAAGATTAAATAAATACTTTGAAGAAATAAAATAG
- a CDS encoding phosphatase, which yields MNYKIDLHVHSNTNPHAFSTIEENVNFACENGMEVIAITNHGPALLDTPHWWQLLNIKILPEYIKGVRVLKGVEANIIGENGEIDINQAIYKNLDIVLCGFHGCPEYRKNQSIEKNTKAVMNIIKSQKIDILVHPGNKEFPIDFEKVIKTAKENNVAIEINNSSLGGTREGSEERCREVARIAKKYGCYLTVNTDSHYCRLIGKTDLAMEIVNEVEYPEELIINSSIERLNTFLELRKKLRVKEIFDDYIEKRFNY from the coding sequence ATGAACTATAAAATAGATTTACATGTACATAGTAATACTAACCCTCACGCCTTCAGTACAATAGAAGAAAATGTAAATTTTGCTTGTGAAAATGGAATGGAAGTTATAGCTATAACCAATCATGGACCAGCTCTTTTAGATACTCCTCATTGGTGGCAATTATTAAATATAAAAATATTACCAGAATATATAAAAGGTGTAAGAGTTTTAAAAGGAGTAGAAGCTAATATTATAGGAGAAAATGGAGAAATAGATATAAATCAAGCAATATATAAAAATTTAGATATAGTATTATGTGGATTTCATGGATGTCCAGAATATCGGAAAAACCAATCAATAGAAAAAAATACTAAGGCAGTTATGAATATCATAAAAAGTCAGAAAATAGATATTTTAGTTCACCCAGGAAATAAAGAATTTCCTATAGATTTTGAGAAAGTTATAAAGACAGCTAAAGAAAATAATGTAGCCATTGAAATAAATAATAGTTCATTAGGAGGGACTAGAGAAGGTTCTGAAGAAAGATGTAGAGAAGTAGCTAGAATAGCTAAAAAGTATGGATGTTATCTAACTGTTAATACAGATTCTCATTATTGTAGGTTAATAGGAAAAACTGATTTGGCTATGGAAATAGTTAATGAGGTAGAATATCCAGAAGAATTAATAATAAATAGTTCTATAGAAAGATTAAATACTTTTTTAGAATTAAGAAAAAAATTGAGAGTTAAAGAAATATTTGATGATTATATAGAAAAAAGATTTAACTATTAA
- a CDS encoding LysR family transcriptional regulator, producing MDLHYLKIFYEVAKEKSFTKAATKLYINQSAVSIQIKKFEELLNAKLFDRSSKKIRLTYAGEALYRMAEDIFNKVQRAEKEINRIIKLGKAKIIIGSTSIIGDPLLPKLMKEFSEEYPEIEYEIQIADKPTLLKILKEGGIDIALVDEEHIVDPNLDILTVEKVPYYLITADENVNINNVTEHPLISRNNVPNNLKAINFLEEKYQINFDNRIIVQGSLQIIKGMVKNKLANVILPYYAIHKEIINGEFKVIEEISEVKDGYQVIVTKDKNSLVPIIKFLNFISNYKLLK from the coding sequence ATGGATTTGCATTATCTAAAAATCTTTTATGAAGTTGCTAAAGAAAAAAGTTTTACTAAAGCTGCAACTAAATTATATATTAATCAATCTGCCGTTTCTATTCAAATTAAAAAATTTGAAGAACTTTTAAATGCAAAATTATTTGATAGAAGTTCTAAAAAAATAAGACTTACTTATGCTGGTGAAGCTCTTTATAGAATGGCTGAAGATATCTTTAATAAAGTTCAAAGAGCCGAAAAAGAAATCAATAGAATTATAAAACTTGGAAAAGCCAAAATAATTATAGGTTCTACTTCTATAATTGGAGACCCGTTATTACCTAAATTAATGAAAGAGTTTAGTGAAGAATATCCTGAAATAGAATATGAAATTCAAATTGCTGATAAACCAACTCTTTTGAAAATATTAAAAGAAGGTGGTATTGATATAGCTCTTGTTGATGAAGAACATATTGTAGACCCTAATTTAGATATATTGACTGTAGAAAAAGTACCTTATTATTTAATTACTGCTGATGAAAATGTAAATATAAATAATGTAACTGAACATCCACTTATAAGTAGAAATAATGTTCCTAACAATTTAAAAGCTATTAATTTTTTAGAAGAAAAATATCAAATTAATTTTGACAATAGAATTATAGTTCAAGGAAGTTTACAAATTATTAAAGGAATGGTAAAAAATAAACTTGCCAATGTAATTTTACCTTATTACGCTATTCACAAGGAAATTATTAATGGTGAGTTTAAAGTTATTGAAGAAATTAGTGAAGTAAAAGATGGATATCAAGTTATTGTTACTAAAGATAAAAATTCTTTAGTCCCTATTATTAAGTTTTTGAATTTTATTTCTAATTACAAATTACTTAAATAA
- the gmhA gene encoding D-sedoheptulose 7-phosphate isomerase: MNLIESYKEEFELLKNFIEKEEKEKVTEKIAYELAKIFENGNKALICGNGGSNCDALHFAEEFTGKFRKERKALPVIALSESSHITCVGNDYGFNYIFSKGVEAFGKEGDMFIGISTSGNSENIIKAIEVAKKQGLKTVALLGKDGGKIKGTCDYEFIIPGNTSDRIQEIHMMILHIIIEGVERIMFPENY; encoded by the coding sequence ATTAATTTAATTGAATCTTATAAAGAAGAATTTGAATTACTAAAAAATTTTATTGAAAAAGAAGAAAAAGAAAAAGTTACTGAAAAAATAGCTTATGAACTAGCTAAAATATTTGAAAACGGAAATAAAGCACTTATTTGTGGAAATGGTGGAAGTAACTGTGATGCTTTACATTTTGCTGAAGAATTTACAGGAAAATTTAGAAAAGAAAGAAAAGCTCTTCCTGTTATTGCTTTATCTGAATCTTCACATATTACTTGTGTTGGAAATGATTATGGATTCAATTATATTTTTTCTAAAGGAGTTGAAGCTTTTGGAAAAGAAGGAGACATGTTCATAGGAATTTCTACTAGTGGAAATTCTGAAAATATAATAAAAGCTATTGAAGTAGCTAAAAAGCAAGGATTAAAAACTGTTGCTCTTTTAGGTAAAGATGGTGGTAAAATTAAAGGAACTTGTGATTATGAATTCATTATTCCTGGAAACACTTCTGATAGAATTCAAGAAATTCATATGATGATTCTTCATATTATTATTGAAGGTGTTGAAAGAATTATGTTTCCTGAGAATTATTAA
- a CDS encoding endonuclease/exonuclease/phosphatase family protein: MKKIFILILFIFNSLLSLSQKENEIGYIASFNILRLGSNKKDYDEIGKILNSFDIIGLIEVFSKNGVLKVVDSLEKYSNEDWNYHIAPYPVGTNKYKEYYAFVYRTKKVEFLKSRKYFKDTDNDFIREPYGADFKIGNMDFTFILLHSIYGKKKSQRVAEAMALDKVYDYFQNLDPIENDIIIGGDFNLSVRDYGFKKLLSHKDNIIYTISPNIKTTIGTKGLANQYDNIFISTKYTTEFTGISGALDFTNGNFLKARSNISDHLPIFIQVNTLIDDD; this comes from the coding sequence ATGAAAAAAATTTTTATTTTAATTCTTTTTATTTTTAATAGTTTATTATCTCTTTCTCAAAAAGAGAATGAAATTGGTTATATTGCTTCATTTAATATTTTAAGATTAGGTAGTAATAAAAAAGACTATGATGAAATTGGTAAAATTTTAAATTCCTTTGATATCATAGGTCTTATCGAGGTATTTTCTAAAAATGGTGTTTTAAAAGTTGTTGATAGCCTTGAAAAATATAGTAATGAAGATTGGAATTATCATATTGCCCCATATCCTGTAGGTACTAATAAATATAAAGAATATTATGCTTTTGTATACAGAACTAAAAAAGTTGAATTTTTAAAATCAAGAAAATATTTTAAAGATACTGATAATGATTTTATTCGTGAACCATACGGAGCAGATTTTAAAATAGGAAATATGGATTTTACTTTTATTTTACTTCATTCTATTTATGGTAAGAAAAAAAGTCAAAGAGTTGCTGAAGCTATGGCTTTAGATAAAGTTTATGATTACTTTCAAAATTTAGATCCTATTGAAAATGATATAATAATAGGTGGAGACTTTAATTTATCTGTTAGAGATTATGGATTCAAAAAATTGCTTTCTCATAAAGATAATATTATTTATACTATTTCTCCCAATATTAAAACTACTATAGGTACTAAAGGATTAGCTAATCAATATGATAATATATTCATTTCTACTAAATATACTACTGAATTTACAGGAATTAGTGGTGCTTTAGATTTTACTAATGGAAATTTTTTAAAAGCTAGAAGTAATATTTCTGACCACCTTCCTATTTTTATTCAAGTTAATACTTTAATTGATGATGACTAA
- a CDS encoding thiamine diphosphokinase yields the protein MKKRAFIFLNGIMDSKNSFYKELLKDEKYIYCADGGIKYALDLEIIPLEVWGDFDSLENYKLENLEKLNCKIVKFNKDKDFTDGELIIKYVSNLNFDEIYILGGLGGRTDHFLTNLNFLFKYKNIFYIDEKEFIFNVENNHIIHDKKNFTISFIPMSDEVTNLSLSGFKYPLSNYNLKRGESLCNSNIITSNSANISFSSGKLIGIIENI from the coding sequence ATGAAAAAAAGAGCTTTTATTTTTCTAAATGGTATAATGGATTCTAAAAATAGTTTTTATAAGGAGCTTTTGAAAGATGAAAAATATATTTATTGTGCTGATGGTGGTATTAAATATGCTTTAGATTTAGAAATAATTCCTTTAGAAGTATGGGGGGATTTTGATTCTTTAGAAAATTATAAATTAGAAAATTTAGAAAAATTAAATTGTAAAATTGTAAAATTTAATAAAGATAAAGATTTTACAGACGGGGAACTTATAATAAAATATGTTAGCAATTTAAATTTTGATGAAATTTATATTTTAGGAGGTTTAGGCGGAAGGACTGACCATTTTCTTACTAATCTAAATTTCCTTTTCAAATATAAAAATATTTTTTATATTGACGAAAAAGAATTTATTTTTAATGTAGAAAACAATCATATAATACATGATAAAAAAAATTTTACAATATCATTTATTCCAATGAGTGATGAAGTTACTAACCTTTCCCTTTCAGGATTTAAATATCCTCTTTCTAATTATAATTTAAAAAGAGGAGAAAGTCTTTGTAATAGTAATATTATTACTTCTAATTCTGCTAATATTAGTTTCTCTTCTGGTAAATTAATTGGCATTATAGAAAATATTTAA
- a CDS encoding uracil-xanthine permease family protein, with the protein MNEISTKGKLILGLQHVLAMFGATVLVPFLTGLNPSIALLCAGIGTLIFHFCTKKIVPVFLGSSFAFIGAISLVLKEEGIASVKGGIISAGLIYIIMSYLVKIYGIEKIKSFFPPIIVGPIIVVIGLRLSPTAIAMSGYSNGHFDIKSFVVALIVVISMVFFSSVGKSFFRLIPILISVTIGYIVSIFMGLVDFTPILQANWIGFSNDAITSITTLPKFSLTSVLAIAPIALVVFIEHIGDITTNGAVVGKDFFKNPGISRTLLGDGLATIAAGFLGGPANTTYGENTGVLAVTKVYDPSILRIAACYAIILSFIGKFGVILQTIPSPVMGGISVILFGMIASIGMRTLIESRLDFSLSRNLLISSLILVLGIGIDNIVIWKTVSLSGLAIAAIIGIILNKIFPEVD; encoded by the coding sequence ATGAATGAAATTTCTACTAAGGGAAAATTAATTTTAGGACTTCAACATGTTTTGGCCATGTTTGGAGCAACTGTATTAGTTCCTTTTTTAACTGGACTAAATCCTTCTATAGCTCTTCTTTGTGCTGGTATTGGAACTCTTATTTTTCACTTTTGTACAAAAAAAATTGTTCCTGTTTTCTTAGGTTCTTCATTTGCTTTTATAGGAGCTATCTCTTTAGTATTAAAAGAGGAAGGTATTGCTTCTGTAAAAGGTGGTATTATTAGTGCTGGATTAATTTATATTATAATGAGTTACCTTGTTAAAATATATGGAATAGAAAAAATAAAATCTTTCTTTCCACCAATTATAGTCGGACCTATTATAGTAGTTATAGGGTTAAGACTTAGTCCTACTGCCATTGCTATGTCTGGATATTCTAATGGACACTTTGATATAAAAAGTTTTGTAGTTGCTCTTATTGTAGTTATAAGCATGGTATTCTTTTCATCTGTTGGAAAATCATTTTTTAGATTAATTCCTATTTTAATTTCTGTTACAATTGGATATATTGTTTCTATTTTTATGGGATTGGTTGATTTTACGCCTATCTTGCAAGCTAATTGGATTGGATTTTCTAATGATGCTATAACTTCAATTACAACTCTTCCTAAGTTTTCTTTAACTAGTGTTCTTGCAATTGCTCCTATAGCTCTTGTGGTATTCATAGAACATATTGGAGATATTACTACTAATGGAGCTGTGGTTGGAAAAGATTTCTTTAAAAATCCTGGAATAAGTAGAACGCTTTTAGGGGATGGTTTAGCTACTATAGCTGCTGGTTTTTTAGGAGGTCCTGCTAATACAACTTATGGAGAAAATACTGGAGTTTTAGCAGTAACAAAAGTCTATGATCCTTCTATTTTAAGAATTGCTGCTTGCTATGCTATAATTTTATCATTTATTGGTAAATTTGGTGTAATCTTACAAACAATTCCTTCACCAGTTATGGGAGGAATATCTGTAATATTATTTGGAATGATTGCATCTATTGGTATGAGAACTCTTATCGAATCTAGATTAGATTTTTCATTATCAAGAAATTTACTTATTTCATCTCTTATTTTAGTTTTAGGAATAGGAATTGATAATATTGTTATTTGGAAAACAGTTTCTCTTTCTGGACTTGCTATAGCTGCTATTATAGGAATTATTTTAAATAAAATTTTTCCTGAAGTTGATTAA
- a CDS encoding TRAP transporter large permease subunit gives MKIFNKLEEYVGGTLFIIMFGILILQIISRQVLGNPLIWSEELARLVFVYVGMLGISMGIRSQQHVLIDFLFNYFSPSIKKLVLTISQLLIFLSIIFMCYFGRIVTAKKWIMEIVSLHISSGWMYMALPLISILMMVRFFQAYNENYKNDKVLIPTKVLIGILVILVLGIIVNPSMFKIFRLSEYIDLSESAGFITILFWLVIMFVGVPVGWSLMIATILFFSISRWNIAYFASARLVDSLNSFSLLSVPFFILTGILMNGSGITERIFNFAKALLGHYTGGMGHVNVAASLIFSGMSGSALADAGGLGQLEIKAMRDEGYDDDICGGITAASCIIGPLVPPSITMIVYGVIANQSIAKLFLAGFAPGVLTTIALMIMNYFICKKRGYRKAKKATFREQARAFKESFWALLTPFIIIGGIFSGAFTPTEAAVVAAAYSVILGAFIYRELDIKSFFNHCVEAMAISGVTVLMVITVTFFGDMIAREQIALKIAELFMKYATSPLTVLIMINLLLLFLGMFIDALALQFLVLPMLIPVASEFGIDLIFFGVMTTLNMMIGILTPPMGMALFVVARVANMPVSTVTKGVLPFLIPIFLTLVFITVFPGIVTFLPNLVMGA, from the coding sequence ATGAAAATATTTAATAAATTAGAAGAATATGTTGGGGGAACTCTATTTATTATAATGTTTGGGATATTAATTTTACAAATAATATCAAGACAAGTATTAGGGAATCCCTTAATTTGGAGTGAAGAGTTAGCAAGACTTGTATTTGTATATGTGGGAATGTTGGGAATTAGTATGGGGATAAGAAGTCAACAACATGTACTTATAGATTTCTTATTTAATTATTTTTCTCCAAGTATAAAAAAATTAGTATTGACTATAAGTCAACTTTTAATTTTTTTATCAATAATATTTATGTGTTATTTTGGAAGAATTGTTACTGCTAAAAAATGGATAATGGAAATAGTTTCTTTACATATTTCATCAGGTTGGATGTATATGGCTTTACCATTAATTTCTATTTTAATGATGGTTCGTTTTTTCCAAGCATATAATGAAAATTATAAAAATGATAAAGTATTAATTCCTACAAAAGTTTTAATAGGAATTTTAGTAATCCTTGTTTTAGGAATAATAGTAAATCCTAGTATGTTTAAAATTTTTAGACTTTCTGAATACATAGATTTAAGTGAGTCAGCTGGATTTATAACTATATTATTTTGGTTAGTGATAATGTTTGTTGGTGTTCCAGTTGGATGGTCTTTAATGATAGCAACAATATTATTCTTCTCTATATCAAGATGGAATATTGCATATTTTGCTTCTGCTAGATTAGTAGATAGTTTAAATAGTTTTAGTTTATTAAGTGTACCATTTTTTATATTAACAGGGATATTAATGAATGGTTCTGGAATAACAGAGAGAATATTTAATTTTGCAAAAGCTTTATTAGGTCATTATACAGGAGGAATGGGACATGTAAATGTTGCTGCTTCACTTATTTTTTCAGGAATGTCAGGTTCAGCTTTAGCAGATGCTGGTGGATTAGGACAATTAGAAATAAAGGCAATGAGAGATGAAGGATATGATGATGATATATGTGGAGGAATAACAGCAGCTTCATGTATAATAGGACCTTTAGTTCCACCTAGTATTACAATGATTGTTTATGGAGTAATAGCAAATCAATCAATAGCTAAATTATTTTTAGCTGGTTTTGCTCCAGGAGTATTAACTACAATAGCCCTTATGATTATGAACTATTTTATTTGTAAAAAAAGAGGTTATAGAAAAGCTAAAAAAGCAACATTTAGAGAACAGGCTAGAGCTTTTAAAGAATCTTTTTGGGCACTATTAACTCCATTTATAATTATAGGTGGAATTTTCTCAGGAGCGTTTACACCAACAGAAGCAGCAGTTGTAGCAGCAGCTTACTCAGTAATTTTAGGAGCTTTTATATATAGAGAATTAGATATAAAAAGTTTCTTCAATCATTGTGTTGAAGCTATGGCTATAAGTGGAGTAACAGTATTAATGGTTATTACTGTTACATTCTTTGGAGATATGATAGCTAGAGAGCAAATAGCTTTAAAAATAGCAGAATTATTTATGAAATATGCAACATCTCCATTGACTGTTTTAATAATGATAAATTTATTATTACTTTTCTTAGGAATGTTTATAGATGCTTTAGCTTTACAATTCTTAGTATTACCTATGTTAATACCTGTAGCATCTGAATTTGGTATAGATTTAATATTCTTTGGGGTAATGACAACTTTAAATATGATGATAGGAATATTGACTCCACCTATGGGAATGGCATTATTTGTTGTAGCTAGAGTAGCTAATATGCCTGTTTCAACAGTAACAAAAGGAGTTTTACCATTTTTAATTCCTATATTCTTGACTTTAGTATTTATAACTGTTTTCCCAGGAATAGTAACATTTTTACCTAATTTGGTAATGGGAGCTTGA